In Cicer arietinum cultivar CDC Frontier isolate Library 1 chromosome 7, Cicar.CDCFrontier_v2.0, whole genome shotgun sequence, a single window of DNA contains:
- the LOC101489682 gene encoding defensin-like protein 1, with protein sequence MARSIPFISTIFVMFLLLVATEMGPIKVAEARICDSQSNTFKGPCVIDHSCAIVCQTEGFTGGQCEGLRRICFCTKPC encoded by the exons ATGGCTCGTTCTATCCCTTTCATTTCAACCATCTTTGTCATGTTTCTGCTTCTTGTGGCCACTG AGATGGGACCAATTAAAGTGGCAGAGGCAAGAATATGTGATTCACAAAGTAACACCTTCAAGGGACCATGTGTGATTGACCACAGTTGTGCTATTGTTTGCCAAACTGAAGGTTTCACTGGAGGACAATGTGAAGGCTTGCGTCGCATTTGCTTTTGCACTAAAccttgttaa